The genome window ATAATTATTTACGGAGAGTTGTGCCGCGGTCAGTGACAGCTCGTTTTCCCCAGAACCTTCTCTCGGAAGCATTGTCATTTGGAACGAAGCAGCTTCTTTGGTTGGAGTAAAagcaaagggaaaaaaaactctcgaaccTCACACCAGCGGTGTATGtttgatgaatatttttccagCTCCCAACTCATTTGAAGGGTTGGCATCAATCGCGCCCTCCAGTTTTCTACCCTCTCTGATTTTCAGCCCACAAATTTAACTCCCGCGTCACTCGACGCGCATGATCCCCCCGCTGCGGTGTTTCTCTTTTCCATTTCCTTGGGCACAGCACGAGAGGAAACTCGGTGATTATCGAAACCAGGTATCTAGACAGCGCGGGCTATCGGGATGAGTAAATCGGTGTCCTCAGGAGTTGAAGTACAGCAACGAGGAGCCCAAGAGGGTTGAGGAATTTCGGGTCGTGGAATTAGGACAGGCATAAGATGGCGAAGAAAGGCGTTGAGTGCGGTTGCGATTGGCTTGAACTATTTACCTAATTAGTCGGAGACGGGAGAGCAAAGTTGGCCATTCGTTTCGGAAGAAACGGAATACGCGGGCCACCAAATAAGATGGCTCTTTTCCACTCAACATCGTAAAGTCTTGAAGTAAGTAAATGAGGCCAGTATAACGCTCGAAACGAACTTGCCAGGTACATCTCTCTCTTCCCCGGTTTCTAGCACTACTAAATCGCCGACGAGGGTCGAAATAGGTTTGTGCGAGCCTCGAGGGCCCTGAACGAGAGTGGCACGACCGCAATTTCAAGAACTACAGCGCTCGCGTcgcaaaaaaacgttaaagaataaaaatacgaaaaagaggaatagagaaagagcaaaaaggaggttgagaaagagagaatatgGAATGAATGGATGGAGAAAAGCCGAACCGACAAGAAGGCAGATACGCCGGGCTTTTGTGTAATTGAATAGCTTTTAATTCAAACTTGAGttacttcttttttttattatttttatttttattttttttatttttgtattccgTCGTCCAATGCTTGACAGAACCATCCGCGAGAGAGATCCTTTCAGCACACTGCTTTTACAGTCACTTCATATCGTAATGCATAAGTCGCGAATGCCGGGGGAGGGGCAGGGATGGCGAGAAGAAGCCGCAGCTTTTTTTTCGTGGCTCACCAAATTGCGGCATCTACAGTTTTTCAATCAGGTATACCAGCCACCTTGCTGCGGGGCATAAAAAGATCCTATTTTCTGCAAAGTTCAACCTATTCTCGGCAGTTTTGTGTCTGCATGTGCAAACATACGTTTGTACTTTCGATTGCGAGTAACGAGAAACTTCGATACGATTTGACGTCAAAAAAAGTCAGTTTCAGAGGCAGTGATTGAGAGGAGCTTGcagaaaaatttcatacttCAGACTGAATTATCTTAATTGTGGAAACGCATTGTTAATGATTTTTGACAAGTAACTGTACTTCACATTTCTGTCACAGTCTTACGAAGTGGGCGAAATAAATAGTCGTCAAACTAGTTTTTAAAAAGTATATGGGGCGGTTTATTCTATGGCAGAAATACAATAAGATTGCTTGAGGTTTGACGTCGTCTGTGTCTCTGATCTTGTTTATTATAAAGGACATATTACAAAGGATCGTTGCCAAGGAACGATCGTCATTTCAGCAATAAGACAAATACATGCACACGCAAGAGGGGGAAAGCGTAACCGTGGTTTAACAAAATTTGCTGAGAACATTCTTTTCGTCCAACTGGACGAACTCTGACTATTCTCCTACGTGCGGTTATTTACAGTTAGAGTAAACAGTTGAGTAATGCTCTTTAAGACTCTGGATTGTATAAGCACCCTTGCGAATGTTGCAGAATCAAAAAATGAGGAAGTCAATACCAAATAATTCAATTCGATTGATaaaacgattaaaaaactacaaaaaagtATTGGAAAACTGTACGTCACAGTGTGATTCAGAGGATTAAATGGGGTACTACCATAATAtctcaaaataataatcgagaTGGGAATGGTAGTTAATTCGAAAAGTGGAGAGCGTGTTATGAAATCTGGTATAAGGCTTTGGTGCGCTTGGATAATCGATCAATTTCACGTCTCGACTTTGTCTGGTTCGGTTGACGTGACAAAAAGTCCCATTCCATGTACGTATATGTCCACGCATATCTGTGCGCATGTCCATGTGAACATGCAGCTTGCGCATAGAAATGGAGAGGGTGTGAGGGCAGGTGTATGCGCTCTGGTACATCGTACAAGTACACGCAGAGCTCTTGGGGTATTTGACGATGAGAAGGGCTTCGCGGCATTATGCTAATCTCGTTAAACAGAGAACGGGTCAGACGGTACTAGACCTCACCACGTGGAGTGTGCTATCGTATTAAGATAATAACAATGAAAGGGTTGAACACGACATCACGAAGTGTTGCGGAACGCTTAGGCGTTCTACGTGTGGCTAACTGTTGGTCCaagatatttaaaattgcGTGAATTTCTCGTTCCGCGGCTGCTTTGAAATCCTAACATTATTGGGGGACGGCAGAAGACAGGATTATTTTCGCTGAACTTTGTATCGATTCTCGAAGCACAGTTTTGAGAAGGGAAGTGAATGTGGAGACTCGGCATTCGGTTAGGCTTTTCTCGATTATTCGACACCACGGAGAAACGAAtccaaacggtttgagattgaCCATTTCTCGATAATTAAACCTCGATAATAAATATCACGCGAATGAGACGGTTAGAAAAACCTTGGTAAATATCGTAAAAAATCACCATAAAGAGCTGAATTTGGTTTTATgttggaaataatattttgtgATGAAATTATTCATTGGGATCAATTTATTAAACGTCAAATGTGTTGACAGAAGCAAATGCATACACCGAGACTTATGGACTTCTCCAATTCGTAATTTGCCAATTTCTAATTTAAAGTTATCCATAATAGAGTGTGACGGAAGCGGATTATAATTTGTATTCGCTGGAAGTTTCATTTATTACACAGCTTTTTGTGAAATCTGGACTAAATTTTGTatcattacaaattttttatagcATGTTTTTTGGCGTTCAAAACGTCAGTAATCTAtcacattcgcgatctttatagcCTCATGGGCTTATAACGAAAATTCagtcgtaaaaaaaatgtaaatatcgaaaaagtgTCTGAAAGattcacaaatttttaagTAAGTCTGCAAAGCTCTTAATGGTTACGATcataagaaaaaattaatgaaaaataaacgtaaCCTCGCAAAATTCTCTTACTGTTAGTCCTACCGCATCTCTTCATAAATCTCGCTGATCTAGCAAGTCTGGGAAAGGAAGTACACTTATagatagaaaatttaaaaaaacaccgCTGCTGGTTAATAGGCATGATCTTCACAGTAAGATAGTGCTACATTTTATGTGAACCTGACGATTATAGTCTCGTCCAGGACAAACGAGGTGCGTCATTACAAATAACCTTAGGACAACATGCTGGAAACGACTTTGATGGATCGCCTTTTTTATATCCAGCCGGACCCTCGATACATCGTGGTTCTTCCATCTCGCATCTGCAAGAATATTAAGTGCAGTCGCAAAGTGTCAGTTTTATATTGAATTCAATAGGTGCTATTCATTTAAATCTCGGAAACATTAGTTTTTTCATACATGTTCGAGATAGTTTGAACTCATTCGATAGTTTTTAGCACGTTCAATATGAAATAAATACTGATTTATCGCCTGATTTTGAAGCTTGCAACTAATTTCTACCTCGTGGTGGCGTATGCAACTTACGTGCGCTTGTATTTATGTTCACATCCATCCTCGCCGTAGCTGCAGGACTCCTGGTAACAGGAGGGGTCAGGTATACGGTTAGCGTCGCTAATATCTTGGGAGGGGGTATCGCCTTGATAGATCATCTCGGATACtgtgaaatttcgtttcagtaatttttttaatactgtaatatttgaaaatggGTAGAATATTTTCATCAGTCGATGATTTATTATCGTGACACGAAATATGTTGCTAATTGTTTCGAATTCATCTTGACAATAAACGAAGATTATCCATTTCATTGTTTCCTTACTTTCTCGAGACTCCGCCACGCCATTAGCTTGTAGCCACACGCAGCTGAGCAGTGCGACAAAATATGCAATGAAAACTCCtttcattttcgaattttcgttccAACGAATAAATGTTGATTCTTCTTTGCTCTATCAGTAAACTGGACtataatgaaaaacaaagtcCGATTATAGCAGtcgataataaaaagaattcTCAAAGTATGAGAAcataaaattgaagatttttcatcaaattgtacagtgaacatcaacagtcactaaaaaatttctcaatagCTTTTCACCAAGGTAAAGTgtaaattcgcaattttcatatCTTTACCGTTTTAAATACCACATTTAAAAACAAAGTACTTCAGCTTTCGTATCCGCGATCTTTGTAATATTTTTCGACTCGCCGGTTTTGGGAACTCCAGTTGTCGCCCTTTCGAATCGGTTTGATGACTGCTTATGACTTGTTCCGACCGAGAGAAGCTGCTTTTATACAGTTCGCAACATTCCAAAATTTTGGTATTCACATTTTTCCGCATATCTGTGTtgacaaatttatttcatttgaaaatagtGGGAATGCTCAACCAATGATAAGACGATTTCGATTATTTGATCCCAGccggaaaaaattctattagaGAAATATTAATGAATAAACATGCACATAGAATCAGATAAACGTGACGAATATGGAGATAAGTTGCTGTTGGGAGCACACTCACTCGTGAATTAAATCGAGTTTTGTCAGAAGTTAATACTATTCGAAAATAGGCAACACTTGTATGCAAAGCAGCTATAAAGCGTGATATTCGCGAATGCGAACGATCGGCAGCGCAATTGAGACGATTTCTAGGCGCATGCTTCCTCGTGTCGAGGTTAGATATATTTTATCTACGAATTATATGAAGGCAGGAGCAATGGTAATCCGAATACGACTACTCAGCATCACGTAATATAACTTTATAACGATGAATATTTTGTGTAAAAAGGCGGATAGAATAAAATTAACGTGACAACTGTGAAAGTCAATCGAGAGCTATTTCAAAACAGAACCGctcaaattatcaaaattttaccaagcataatttttctcgtgtttttcataatactggaaattgaaaatcccAATGCCAGCAGAAGGACTTTCATTTCGTCTCCCAGGAAGACGATTAagattttcaaatcattttcaacatttttcaccaTGGAAagctcaacttcatttttttaaaatagtaTTTATTTCGCGATGAAAGTATTCATCGGGGTCAATTAAACGCATCAAATGTTGGCAGAACCAAATccgtacaatttttctattcacTGAACTGCGCAATTTCCTAAAATATATGTTAAATTCGTACCAGCATCAAGTATCCATGCTTGTGGTTTTTTTTAAGTGGAGGAAAtatgaagaagaaaataaggaaaatatgaaattacAATCAGCAACGCAGTAGGCGCGACGCGTTAGATACGCACACGTAGATATGAAGGCCCAAAGAGACAACACTGACTATTCATGCGTACAAAAGCCTCTGAAAAACATTCATACTACGACTTACTTCAgccttatttttctctcgctattctcaattttttcctcttacGAATGACGCTATATCCACGGAGTGAGGTATGTAAAATATTTCTTACCGAATTCGTGCTTTTAGTTGCGAACGTAAAACTCATCTCATACCTAAATTCGACTCCGGAGAAAGCCAACCATGTGAAAATTTTACTCACCGCTACATCAAATCTCCTCAAGAATTGGTCAAAAAAAAAGCACACACAAAATGTTCGGTGATTGAAAGCTCTAGAGACCTCTGCTCATTGAGTAATTCAAGCCCGACATCAACCAGTGAAAAATCTCTCAATTGATTGCAGCCGTTTCAAATACCAGATTATCAATCGAAATACTTTCGTTTTCATATttgcgatctttataacctcatgaatatagagagaaaatattatcggaaaaagtattaaatttaaaaaatgttcgatggAAGCAGAAATTTTTAATCCATCGAAAAAACTGAGTATTAATATCTTTGGTATCCGTAAGTCCGTAGAGCTCTTAGAGTAAATGGTTACGATCacgtaagaaaaaagataataaaaaaaacacgtgaCCTTGCAAAATTCTCTTAGCTGCTGTCGTTTTCTCATTATaacagaaacaaattttgagatttttctctcttttataaTTTTACCTGTCTCCAGTTCCACCGCGACTCTACATGGATCTCGCTGACCCAGTAATTTTGGGAAGGGAAGTACACTGACAGgtagaaatttcaaaagacaCCACCGGTTATTAAACAGATTTTTACATTTCATTAGACCCTGAAGAATATACTCTTAGTTACACATTAACTTATCAAAAGACTCgttagagtctcgggacaagtacattgacagctctgtcgtctacTGGTTCAAGGCTCTCCCGAgactatcaagagactcggtagagtctcaggacaagtacattgacagccctctTGTCTGccggcccgaggctctcgccaaGGCTTTGAATACAACGATTAGTGGTGGTGGTAcatatactttctctgaataatcCGATTCGCGGTTTTGAAGGTGTAATCCATCTCTACAAATAACCGTAGGACAACATGCTGGAAACGGCTCTGACGGATCTCCTTTTTCGTATCCAGCCGCACCTTCGATACATCGTGGTTCTTCCATCTCGCATCTGCAAGAATATCAAGTGCAGTCGCAAAGTGTCAGTTTTATATTGATGAATTCGATAGATGCACAAGTGCAATTCATTTAAATTTCAGAGGCATTAGCTTTTTCATGCATCTTCCAAATAGTTTGAACTCATTCGACAGTTTTTAGCACGTGTAGTATGAAATAAATACTGATTTATCGCCTGATTGTGAAGATTGCAACTATAAATAATTTCTACCTCGTGGAGGCGTATGCAACTTACGTGCGGTTGTATTTATATTCACATCCACCCTTGCCGTAGCTGCAGGACTCCTGGTAACAGGAAAGGTCAGGGATACGGTTAACGTCACTATTATCTTCGAAAGGGGTATCGCCTTGATCGGTCATCTcggatactgtgaaaattcgtttcagtgatttttttaatactgtaatatttgaaaatgagTAGAATATTTTCATCAGTCGATGATTTATCGtgagacgaaatattttgctAATTGTTTCGAATTTATCTTAACAATAAATGAAGATTATCcatttcattgttttcttACTTTGTCGAGACTCTGCCACGCCATTAGCTTGTAGCCACACGCAGCTGAACAGTGCAACAAAATATGCAGTGAAAACTCCtttcattttcgaattttcgttccAACGTTTGTCCTTTCTTGCTCTGTCGGTGAACTGGACTATCCAGATACTGGgaatataatattcaattaCCATCGAATTGACTTGTACTGATAATATGCAAATAATGGAAAACAAAGTTCGATTAACAATCCATaataaaacgaattttctAAGTATGAGAACATAAAAATGAAGTTCTTTCTACGTCAACAATCACTAGAAAAAATATCCAATAGctgtttttccaacaaaacaaagaaattcgcaattttcatatCTTTACCGTTCTACATACCACATTGTAAAACAAAGTGTATTAGCTTTCATATCCGCGATCttcatttgatatttttctacTCACTGGTTTTGGGAACTCCAGTTGATGCCTTTTCGGATCAGTTTGACGAGTGCTTATAATTTTTTCCGAGCTAGAAAAGCTTCTTTTATACAGTTCGAAACATTCTGAAATCTTGTTATTCGCATTTTTTCGCTTATCAGGGTTGTtagatttatttcatttgaaaataatagaaGCGGCCGAACAATGATAAAACGATTTGGATTATTTGATCCCAGCGAGAAACATGTTATCATTAGACAAATATTGATGAATAAACATGCGCACAGAATCAGATAAACGTGCGACGAATGTGGAGAAAAGTTGCTATTGGGAGCACACTCCCTCGTGTATTAATCGGATTCTGTCAGAAGCTAAAACTATTCGAAAATAGTCGGTCCTTCTATATTAAAACCAGCTGTAAACCGAGATATTCGAAAATGCGAACGATAGGGAACGCAATGGAGACGCTTTCCATGTGGCAAGGTTGGATAAATTTAATCTACGAATTATGTGAAGGCACGAGCAATGATAAGGCGAATAAGACTACTCAAAACtgcgtaatatatctttacaaCGATGAATATTTTGTGTAAACAGGTGGATAAATTCAAGAGTCGCGGtggcggctcgacgccaagtataaAATTAACGTGACAACAATGAAAGTCAATCGAGAgctattttaaaaaacaattgctcaaattatcaaaatttttctaagCATAATTCTTATTATCGTGTTTTTCATGATACTGGAAATTGAGAATCCCAATGCCAGCAGAAGAACTCTCTTTCATTTCGTCCCCCGGGAAGACGATtaagattttcaaataattttcaatatcgcggagtaataaaaatcaatgaaaggTATTCGTAAAACGAAACTGCGGATCGGAAATGCGGCGAAGGTGAGGAAAAACGATAATCGAAAAGGAGGATGAGCCACAAAAAAGATAAACTCTACAAGACGAACGCGTCTCCAGGGAAAGTAAAATACAGTAAAGGGATAGCAAAAAGGGAGCTTTAGAAGACGAGACACGACGCAGAGAGTATAAGTGAGAATTTCACGAGAAAAGAAGCCAAGAAGAGTTTAAGGACAGTTTCAGTAGCGACGAGACCAAAGGAAGATAGATGATAAGAGAGGAAATAGCAGTATCGGACTAAAGTCGTACGGGAGAGGAGACGATATATACTTCGCTTCAAGCACTGTTCAGGACTAACAAAAGATACTCGAAGCTAAAGTTTCTCTAAACAAGTAAACCCGGGTCACTTCTTGGGGCGTTCATCCGCTTCATAGAAAATGCACAGAATGTTTTAACCCAACATTTCATTTCACGATTTCCTTTGATGAGTTCAAAATATCAACTCGAATCGACAAGCTGACCGGAAATTATTGCTTCGAAATTCAGTCCTTCGTGTAAGTGAGCTGCACAGAAACGTGCTTTATTGGAATTACTGAATCAGGATTTTGGTTTATGACAAGCAGTTTTGGATTTTGGAAGATCCTAGATCTTGGGTCCCCTTTGGAAGGAGGAAAATCTtacaaattcgtgaaaaataatgacacGGCTGTCTGCTGACGGAAGTGCGAATAAAAATCTTCTCGCAGGACGCATCGCTGAAGTGCAGAATTTTT of Venturia canescens isolate UGA chromosome 6, ASM1945775v1, whole genome shotgun sequence contains these proteins:
- the LOC122412289 gene encoding uncharacterized protein produces the protein MKGVFIAYFVALLSCVWLQANGVAESREISEMIYQGDTPSQDISDANRIPDPSCYQESCSYGEDGCEHKYKRTCEMEEPRCIEGPAGYKKGDPSKSFPACCPKVICNDAPRLSWTRL